The Micromonospora sp. NBC_00421 genome contains a region encoding:
- a CDS encoding phosphate acyltransferase PlsX, with amino-acid sequence MTTEPGTARIAVDLLGGDDAPAVVVDGALRAVRADPDLHLLLVGPTEVAAGVVDALTPAQRTRITIRATRTAAGSADHAPRADSTVRAAVFAVRDGAADALVSAGSTGATVSAAALGFGRWADVRRPALVATLPAVSGPVILLDVGGSLEPRPATLVRHAALGAAFAAVAHAIDAPRVGLLSVGTEAGKGDRPRRTADPLLAAAPLPCDARYVGLVEGYDVTLGVHADVVVTDGFTGNVLLKAIEGAYAMAGGPPASGGAPRAAALLGVAGTVVVCHGAATPDDVASGIALAAHLWRRRATDRVREQLAALPADDGTDQERGDAPARPAGHPTGYPVVVNEAEVGT; translated from the coding sequence GTGACGACGGAGCCGGGCACCGCGCGGATCGCCGTTGACCTCCTCGGCGGGGACGATGCTCCCGCCGTCGTGGTTGACGGCGCTCTGCGGGCGGTGCGCGCCGACCCGGACCTGCACCTGCTGCTCGTCGGCCCGACCGAGGTCGCGGCCGGGGTGGTCGACGCCCTGACCCCGGCGCAACGGACCCGGATCACGATCCGCGCGACCCGTACCGCCGCCGGGTCGGCCGACCACGCCCCCCGTGCCGACAGCACCGTGCGCGCGGCGGTCTTCGCCGTCCGTGACGGCGCTGCCGACGCGCTCGTCTCCGCCGGGTCCACCGGCGCCACCGTCTCCGCCGCCGCCCTCGGCTTCGGCCGCTGGGCCGACGTGCGCCGACCCGCGCTGGTGGCGACCCTCCCGGCCGTCTCCGGCCCGGTGATCCTGCTCGACGTCGGTGGCTCGCTGGAACCCCGACCTGCCACCCTGGTCCGCCACGCCGCGCTGGGTGCGGCCTTCGCCGCCGTCGCGCACGCCATCGACGCGCCCCGGGTCGGCCTGCTCTCGGTGGGCACCGAGGCCGGCAAGGGGGACCGCCCGCGCCGGACCGCCGACCCGCTGCTCGCCGCCGCACCGCTGCCCTGCGATGCCCGCTACGTCGGCCTGGTCGAGGGGTACGACGTGACGCTGGGCGTCCACGCCGACGTGGTGGTCACCGACGGCTTCACCGGTAACGTCCTGCTCAAGGCCATCGAGGGGGCTTACGCGATGGCCGGGGGACCGCCCGCAAGCGGTGGCGCCCCACGGGCGGCGGCCCTGCTCGGGGTGGCCGGCACCGTGGTGGTCTGCCACGGCGCGGCGACCCCGGACGACGTCGCCTCCGGTATCGCCCTGGCCGCCCACCTGTGGCGTCGCCGGGCCACCGACCGGGTCCGGGAACAGCTCGCCGCCCTCCCGGCCGACGACGGCACCGACCAGGAGCGCGGGGACGCGCCGGCCCGGCCCGCCGGTCACCCGACCGGGTATCCCGTAGTCGTGAACGAAGCAGAGGTAGGGACATGA
- the rpmF gene encoding 50S ribosomal protein L32, giving the protein MAVPKRKMSRSNTRSRRANWKAAVVATVACPQCKSPKLPHAACSVCGTYNGRQVLEV; this is encoded by the coding sequence GTGGCCGTCCCGAAGCGCAAGATGTCGCGCAGCAACACCCGGTCCCGCCGGGCGAACTGGAAGGCGGCTGTGGTCGCGACCGTGGCCTGCCCGCAGTGCAAGTCCCCCAAGCTGCCGCACGCGGCGTGCTCCGTATGCGGCACGTACAACGGCCGCCAGGTTCTCGAGGTCTGA
- a CDS encoding YceD family protein, translating to MPKHSPSSLNPKAPLVLDTRDLPRRPGALRTLRRVVPAPADLGVELIGVPAGADLDLDLRLESVSEGVLVSGTVTGPVQGECGRCLRAIDYSVAVNVQELYAYENSTTDITTDEDEVGRMQDDLIDLEPALRDAVVLTLPTNPLCREDCPGLCPECGVHWDDLPADHSHQQIDPRWASLSQLNRTEE from the coding sequence ATGCCCAAACACTCGCCTTCATCACTCAACCCCAAGGCGCCGCTGGTCCTCGACACGAGGGATCTGCCGCGTCGCCCTGGTGCGTTGCGTACGCTTCGGCGGGTCGTGCCGGCACCGGCGGACCTCGGCGTGGAGTTGATCGGCGTGCCGGCGGGCGCGGACCTCGACCTCGACCTGAGGTTGGAGTCGGTGTCCGAGGGCGTGCTCGTCTCCGGGACCGTCACCGGTCCCGTCCAGGGCGAGTGCGGCCGTTGCCTGCGCGCGATCGACTACTCGGTGGCCGTGAACGTCCAGGAGCTGTACGCGTACGAGAACAGCACCACGGACATCACGACCGACGAGGACGAGGTGGGCCGGATGCAGGACGATCTGATCGACCTGGAGCCGGCGCTGCGGGACGCGGTGGTGCTCACGCTGCCGACCAACCCGCTCTGCCGGGAGGACTGCCCAGGGCTGTGCCCCGAATGCGGGGTGCACTGGGACGATCTGCCGGCCGATCACAGCCACCAGCAGATCGACCCGCGTTGGGCGAGCCTGTCGCAACTGAACCGTACAGAGGAGTAG
- the coaD gene encoding pantetheine-phosphate adenylyltransferase codes for MRRAVCPGSFDPVTNGHLDIVGRASRLFDEVIVGVLVNQSKSGLFTVEERIDMLREVTSSYGNVRVESFRGLLVDFCRAQEASVLIKGLRAVSDFDYELQMAQMNIGLAGVETLFMPTNPLYSFLSSSLVKDVAKWGGDVSSHVPETVRQALAARLTVPRP; via the coding sequence ATGAGACGTGCGGTGTGTCCCGGCTCGTTCGACCCGGTCACCAACGGACACCTCGACATCGTCGGACGGGCCAGTCGGCTCTTCGACGAGGTGATCGTGGGCGTGCTGGTGAACCAGTCCAAGAGCGGCCTGTTCACCGTCGAGGAGCGGATCGACATGCTCCGCGAGGTGACCTCCTCATACGGCAACGTGCGGGTCGAGTCCTTCCGTGGCCTGCTCGTCGACTTCTGCCGGGCGCAGGAGGCGAGCGTGCTGATCAAGGGCCTGCGGGCGGTCAGCGACTTCGACTACGAGCTGCAGATGGCCCAGATGAACATCGGCCTGGCCGGCGTGGAGACGCTGTTCATGCCGACCAACCCGCTCTACTCGTTCCTCTCCTCCAGCCTGGTGAAGGACGTGGCCAAGTGGGGTGGCGACGTCTCCTCCCACGTCCCCGAGACCGTCCGACAGGCGCTTGCGGCCCGGCTCACCGTCCCCCGTCCCTGA
- the rsmD gene encoding 16S rRNA (guanine(966)-N(2))-methyltransferase RsmD, translating into MTRIVAGTLGGRRIAAPAGAGTRPTSDRVREALFSAVATEVDLVGARFADLYAGSGAVGLEALSRGAGHVLLVESDPRAARVIRENVAVLRAAPAARLVAGKVAAVLTAGPGGEPYDVVFADPPYAVPDDEITALLAALVDHAWLAPDALVVVERSTRGGPLEWVRGITADRSRRYGETTLWYGRRS; encoded by the coding sequence ATGACCCGGATCGTGGCCGGCACGCTCGGTGGCCGGCGGATCGCCGCACCCGCCGGCGCCGGCACCCGACCCACCTCCGACCGGGTGCGGGAGGCGCTCTTCAGCGCCGTCGCCACCGAGGTGGACCTGGTCGGCGCGCGCTTCGCCGACCTGTACGCCGGCTCCGGCGCGGTCGGGCTGGAGGCGTTGTCCCGGGGTGCCGGGCACGTGTTGCTCGTCGAGTCCGATCCCCGGGCCGCCCGGGTGATCCGGGAGAACGTCGCCGTGCTCCGCGCCGCCCCGGCCGCCCGGCTGGTGGCCGGCAAGGTGGCCGCGGTACTCACGGCAGGTCCCGGCGGCGAGCCGTACGACGTGGTCTTCGCCGACCCCCCCTACGCGGTGCCGGACGACGAGATCACCGCGCTGCTGGCCGCCCTGGTCGACCACGCCTGGCTCGCCCCCGACGCGCTGGTGGTGGTCGAACGGTCCACCCGCGGTGGACCGTTGGAATGGGTGCGGGGCATCACCGCCGACCGCAGCCGGCGTTACGGCGAGACCACTCTTTGGTACGGTCGCCGATCATGA